The Poecilia reticulata strain Guanapo linkage group LG13, Guppy_female_1.0+MT, whole genome shotgun sequence genome has a segment encoding these proteins:
- the dmac2 gene encoding ATP synthase subunit s-like protein isoform X2 yields MFVLHGLLSEVAVMSAPLISLHRCCQRVAVLLVARRQWGSSSASPASVVSKSLDFLAQRFYDVEALLNWKSRIGKDQLRKKNFYYGYTHKLYGPDIASAYYILNLGGGFRFVGQSEWFRADSRGKFNWDFLNYKDTPVEEVDMSHTIINYVGLSNLERQPVRTLKLQGCPEVDDWFLAGLHKFQDSLEELDISQCPRITVGGLAALRNLRISSPGLVIILLEEMLPQCQITADGYDLSLPQVGGEKPEEHLEAEG; encoded by the exons ATGTTTGTCCTACACGGCTTACTGTCGGAAGTTGCTGTCATGTCGGCACCCTTGATA TCTTTACATAGGTGCTGCCAGCGGGTTGCTGTCCTCCTCGTTGCTAGGCGACAGTGGGGCTCCAGCTCAGCATCTCCTGCTTCTGTCGTGTCCAAGTCTCTTGACTTCCTCGCACAGCGTTTCTATGATGTAGAGGCGCTCCTGAACTGGAAGTCCCGGATTGGGAAGGACCAGCTGCGAAAGAAGAACTT TTACTATGGTTACACCCACAAGCTTTATGGCCCAGACATAGCATCTGCATATTATATTCTAAATCTAGGAGGAGGCTTTAG GTTTGTGGGCCAGTCCGAGTGGTTCCGCGCCGACTCAAGGGGCAAATTCAACTGGGATTTCCTGAACTACAAGGACACACCTGTGGAAGAAGTAGACATGAGTCACACCATCATCAACTACGTAGGACTGTCCAACCTGG AGAGGCAACCTGTGCGGACTCTTAAGCTCCAAGGCTGTCCTGAGGTGGACGACTGGTTCCTGGCAGGACTCCACAAGTTCCAGGActctctggaggagctggacaTCTCTCAGTGTCCGAGGATAACCGTGGGCGGCCTGGCTGCTCTCAGGAATCTCAG GATTTCAAGTCCAGGGTTGGTGATCATCCTGCTGGAGGAGATGCTACCTCAGTGTCAGATCACAGCAGATGGCTACGACCTCAGTCTGCCTCAGGTTGGAGGGGAGAAGCCAGAGGAGCACCTGGAAGCAGAGGGGTAG
- the dmac2 gene encoding ATP synthase subunit s-like protein isoform X1, with product MFVLHGLLSEVAVMSAPLISLHRCCQRVAVLLVARRQWGSSSASPASVVSKSLDFLAQRFYDVEALLNWKSRIGKDQLRKKNFYYGYTHKLYGPDIASAYYILNLGGGFRFVGQSEWFRADSRGKFNWDFLNYKDTPVEEVDMSHTIINYVGLSNLERQPVRTLKLQGCPEVDDWFLAGLHKFQDSLEELDISQCPRITVGGLAALRNLRQLKHLSVSSLPRISSPGLVIILLEEMLPQCQITADGYDLSLPQVGGEKPEEHLEAEG from the exons ATGTTTGTCCTACACGGCTTACTGTCGGAAGTTGCTGTCATGTCGGCACCCTTGATA TCTTTACATAGGTGCTGCCAGCGGGTTGCTGTCCTCCTCGTTGCTAGGCGACAGTGGGGCTCCAGCTCAGCATCTCCTGCTTCTGTCGTGTCCAAGTCTCTTGACTTCCTCGCACAGCGTTTCTATGATGTAGAGGCGCTCCTGAACTGGAAGTCCCGGATTGGGAAGGACCAGCTGCGAAAGAAGAACTT TTACTATGGTTACACCCACAAGCTTTATGGCCCAGACATAGCATCTGCATATTATATTCTAAATCTAGGAGGAGGCTTTAG GTTTGTGGGCCAGTCCGAGTGGTTCCGCGCCGACTCAAGGGGCAAATTCAACTGGGATTTCCTGAACTACAAGGACACACCTGTGGAAGAAGTAGACATGAGTCACACCATCATCAACTACGTAGGACTGTCCAACCTGG AGAGGCAACCTGTGCGGACTCTTAAGCTCCAAGGCTGTCCTGAGGTGGACGACTGGTTCCTGGCAGGACTCCACAAGTTCCAGGActctctggaggagctggacaTCTCTCAGTGTCCGAGGATAACCGTGGGCGGCCTGGCTGCTCTCAGGAATCTCAG GCAGCTAAAGCATCTGAGTGTGTCCTCTCTCCCGAGGATTTCAAGTCCAGGGTTGGTGATCATCCTGCTGGAGGAGATGCTACCTCAGTGTCAGATCACAGCAGATGGCTACGACCTCAGTCTGCCTCAGGTTGGAGGGGAGAAGCCAGAGGAGCACCTGGAAGCAGAGGGGTAG